A window of the Mucilaginibacter sp. cycad4 genome harbors these coding sequences:
- the fdhD gene encoding formate dehydrogenase accessory sulfurtransferase FdhD, translating to MSSSSVIHIPVVKVKANQSAREEDSIAIEEPLEIKLKYGPADTREVRNISVTMRTPGHDSELATGFLFTEGIIKNGDEVKSARHSFIACAENKDNTILVTLEEGVLPNLQNTERNFYTTSSCGVCGKGSISAIRTVSSFTAGTDDGNVIHSVVLNQLPKILRRHQRVFDDTGGLHASALFTPLGELLLLREDVGRHNALDKLIGAAMMYNWLPLQQTVLMLSGRASFELVQKAAMAGISIIAAVGAPSSLAVELANEFNITLIGFLRDERFNIYTGSHRVMVLADEAVLTSPSA from the coding sequence AGGATAGTATTGCCATTGAAGAACCCCTGGAAATTAAGCTGAAATATGGCCCTGCCGACACCAGAGAGGTCCGTAACATCTCAGTAACCATGCGCACACCGGGGCACGATTCCGAACTGGCAACAGGTTTTCTTTTTACCGAAGGCATTATTAAAAATGGCGATGAGGTAAAATCGGCCAGGCATAGCTTTATAGCCTGTGCCGAAAACAAGGATAACACGATACTGGTGACATTGGAGGAGGGCGTTCTGCCGAACCTCCAAAATACCGAACGTAATTTTTATACCACCAGCAGCTGCGGTGTATGCGGTAAGGGTTCTATCAGCGCCATCCGTACGGTAAGCAGTTTTACCGCCGGTACAGATGATGGCAATGTGATCCACAGTGTTGTACTTAATCAGTTGCCGAAGATTTTGCGCCGTCATCAGCGCGTATTTGATGATACGGGAGGCTTGCACGCCTCGGCTTTGTTTACCCCATTGGGCGAGTTATTGTTATTGAGGGAAGATGTAGGCAGGCATAACGCGTTAGATAAACTGATAGGTGCCGCCATGATGTATAACTGGCTGCCATTGCAGCAAACAGTATTGATGTTGAGCGGTAGGGCCAGTTTTGAGCTTGTCCAAAAAGCCGCCATGGCAGGTATCAGTATCATCGCCGCAGTAGGCGCTCCCTCAAGCCTGGCGGTAGAGCTGGCAAACGAATTTAATATTACACTAATTGGCTTTTTACGCGATGAGCGCTTTAATATTTATACAGGCTCGCACCGCGTAATGGTCCTTGCCGATGAGGCTGTACTAACGTCTCCATCGGCATAA
- a CDS encoding FdhF/YdeP family oxidoreductase, translating into MSKQTEQEPAAENPEELLGLKITHPKDWAAGIPAVTVAMVDILKETGAVRGMEGLFKMNKKGGFDCSGCAWPDPDDDRSPIAEYCENGAKALAEEATTKKLTGEFFAENSVADLAKLNDYEIGKKGRIAQPVYLAKGATHYTPVSWDFAFKKIADELNALASPDEAAFYTSGRTSNEASFTYQLFVREFGTNNMPDCSNMCHESTGVGLADTIGIGKGTVTLNDFYDTDVIIIMGQNPGTNHPRMLSALEKAKEKGAKIIAVNPLHEAGLMGFKNPQTIKGVLGIKTQLADLYLQVKINGDMALLKAMEKLLYRAEQENPGSVFDHEFIKKNTTGYVAFLESLNQYEVDDLAKAAGLTLNEIEQAVDLIENKSRIIICWAMGITQHKNGVDTVKEIVNLAMLKGAIGKPGAGLCPVRGHSNVQGNRTMMIWDKPKPKQLDKLKEVFGFEPPRGHGYDVVESIKAMDEGKLKVFFAMGGNFLSATPDTLFTAQAMRKLKLSVHVSTKLNRSHLVHGEEALILPTLSRSDKDLVNGEEQFISCENSMGVVQMSKGMLKPVSEHLMNENQIVCNLAKATLGNRSVVDWYKYAQSYDAVRDAIAKVIPGCEDYNQKVRLPGGFYLPNAAREGKFVTEKNGAVVPFNIAPLPRHELAAGEYHMATIRSHDQFNTTIYGLDDRYRGIHNERRVILMNENDMQKAGFSAQEKVDLFNYDDGIERVARLFVVVPYNIPEGNTATYYPEANVLIPINSVAEQSNTPTSKLVNIKIRKHVA; encoded by the coding sequence ATGAGCAAGCAAACAGAACAGGAACCTGCAGCTGAAAACCCCGAAGAACTGCTCGGCCTGAAAATAACACATCCAAAAGATTGGGCAGCGGGGATCCCTGCTGTAACAGTTGCCATGGTTGATATACTCAAGGAAACCGGAGCAGTAAGGGGTATGGAGGGACTGTTCAAAATGAACAAGAAGGGTGGTTTTGATTGTTCAGGCTGTGCCTGGCCCGACCCTGATGACGACCGTTCGCCAATTGCTGAATATTGTGAAAATGGGGCCAAAGCGCTTGCCGAAGAAGCTACGACTAAAAAACTTACCGGTGAGTTCTTCGCCGAAAATTCTGTGGCGGATCTCGCTAAACTTAACGATTACGAAATAGGCAAAAAAGGCCGTATCGCCCAGCCGGTTTATCTTGCTAAGGGCGCCACTCATTACACTCCGGTAAGCTGGGACTTCGCCTTTAAAAAAATAGCAGATGAGCTTAATGCTTTGGCATCACCCGATGAGGCTGCGTTTTACACCTCAGGGCGTACCAGTAACGAGGCTTCATTTACGTACCAGTTGTTTGTGCGCGAGTTTGGTACCAACAATATGCCCGATTGCTCCAATATGTGCCATGAAAGTACCGGTGTTGGCCTTGCAGATACTATTGGTATTGGCAAGGGTACCGTTACGCTTAATGATTTTTACGATACTGACGTGATCATCATTATGGGGCAAAACCCTGGTACCAATCACCCCCGGATGCTTAGTGCGCTCGAAAAGGCTAAAGAGAAAGGCGCAAAGATCATTGCAGTGAATCCGCTGCACGAGGCCGGGTTAATGGGCTTTAAAAACCCGCAAACGATAAAAGGTGTTTTAGGTATCAAAACACAACTGGCCGATCTGTATTTGCAGGTAAAAATAAACGGCGATATGGCCTTGCTAAAAGCCATGGAAAAACTGTTGTACAGAGCCGAGCAGGAAAATCCCGGCAGCGTTTTCGATCACGAATTTATTAAAAAGAATACCACCGGTTATGTAGCCTTTTTAGAGAGCCTGAACCAATATGAGGTTGACGATCTGGCTAAAGCTGCCGGTTTAACATTAAACGAAATTGAGCAGGCAGTTGATCTGATTGAAAATAAGAGCCGCATTATTATTTGCTGGGCGATGGGCATCACCCAGCATAAAAACGGAGTGGATACCGTAAAAGAAATTGTGAACCTGGCCATGCTTAAAGGCGCCATTGGCAAACCCGGTGCAGGTTTGTGCCCGGTGCGCGGCCACAGCAATGTACAGGGCAACCGTACCATGATGATCTGGGATAAACCCAAGCCTAAACAGTTGGATAAACTCAAAGAGGTTTTTGGTTTTGAGCCTCCGCGGGGGCATGGTTATGATGTTGTCGAATCCATCAAAGCTATGGACGAAGGCAAACTTAAAGTGTTTTTTGCCATGGGCGGTAACTTCCTTTCGGCTACGCCGGATACCCTGTTTACGGCGCAGGCCATGCGTAAACTTAAGCTTTCGGTACATGTATCAACCAAATTAAACCGCAGTCATTTGGTGCATGGTGAGGAAGCCTTGATCCTGCCAACACTGTCACGAAGTGATAAGGACCTGGTAAATGGCGAAGAGCAATTTATAAGCTGCGAAAATTCCATGGGGGTTGTCCAAATGTCAAAAGGGATGTTGAAACCGGTATCTGAACATCTTATGAATGAGAACCAGATTGTTTGTAACCTCGCGAAAGCCACATTAGGTAACCGCTCGGTTGTCGACTGGTATAAATACGCCCAAAGCTACGATGCTGTGCGCGATGCAATAGCCAAAGTAATTCCCGGTTGTGAGGATTATAACCAAAAAGTTCGTTTGCCCGGCGGTTTTTACCTGCCCAATGCTGCACGGGAGGGTAAGTTTGTCACCGAAAAAAATGGCGCCGTTGTGCCTTTCAATATCGCCCCGTTGCCCAGGCATGAACTGGCAGCCGGCGAATACCATATGGCCACTATCCGTAGTCATGATCAGTTCAATACAACCATATATGGTCTTGATGACCGCTACCGGGGTATTCACAACGAGCGCCGGGTAATTTTGATGAACGAAAACGATATGCAAAAAGCCGGTTTCAGTGCGCAGGAAAAAGTTGATTTGTTTAATTACGATGATGGCATTGAACGGGTAGCGAGGCTGTTTGTAGTTGTGCCCTACAACATCCCCGAAGGTAATACAGCTACCTATTACCCCGAGGCCAATGTACTGATCCCCATTAACAGCGTTGCCGAGCAAAGCAATACACCGACATCAAAACTGGTTAATATCAAGATCAGGAAACATGTGGCTTAA
- a CDS encoding GDSL-type esterase/lipase family protein, giving the protein MIWYEEDVKQLEIKRTKLNYVPRVIFYGSSSIRLWNTLDADFDDMQPVNLGFGGSTLAACVWFFERIMHSYNPESIVVYAGDNDLGDGRNPEEVFIFFKQLTVEVERLFGNIPCYYISLKPSLARWPIVEKYRYTNSLIENEIIHRHKNWQFINIFNQMIDASGKPIREYYDKDGLHLSSAGYNLWKSAVLQRMPQSIKLA; this is encoded by the coding sequence ATGATTTGGTACGAAGAGGATGTGAAGCAGCTGGAAATTAAGCGAACGAAACTTAATTATGTGCCGCGGGTAATTTTTTACGGAAGCTCATCCATTCGTTTATGGAATACGCTTGATGCTGATTTTGATGATATGCAGCCCGTTAACCTTGGTTTTGGAGGTTCGACCCTGGCCGCTTGTGTGTGGTTTTTTGAGCGTATAATGCATTCCTATAATCCCGAATCCATTGTAGTGTATGCAGGCGATAATGATCTTGGCGATGGCCGCAATCCCGAAGAGGTTTTTATATTTTTTAAGCAGCTTACTGTTGAGGTGGAGCGGCTTTTTGGTAATATTCCCTGCTATTATATATCGCTTAAGCCAAGCCTTGCCCGCTGGCCTATTGTTGAAAAATACAGGTACACCAACAGCTTAATTGAAAACGAGATAATACACCGCCATAAAAACTGGCAGTTCATCAATATATTTAATCAGATGATAGATGCTTCCGGTAAACCAATACGAGAATATTATGATAAAGATGGTTTGCATTTGAGCAGCGCCGGTTACAATTTGTGGAAAAGTGCAGTTTTACAGCGAATGCCACAAAGTATCAAATTAGCTTAA
- a CDS encoding alpha/beta hydrolase-fold protein — translation MKREYHKWFSPSLQRNMELLVFGHAGASVLFFPTRTARFYDYEDWKVIEALRSKIEAGHLQVYCVDSIDLESFYNEFSHPYHRMERHLHYEQYILQEVVPLMKTLNAAGSIISAGCSMGAYHAVNIAFKHPSVFVKVVGMSGRYDITQAMGNFRDLLDGYRDENVYFNMPNQFLNDLHSPEIIDQIKRLQIILAVGEEDAFLEDNKYLSTVLAGKGIQNSLYIWHEEAHRARYWRKMVQLYF, via the coding sequence ATGAAAAGAGAGTACCACAAGTGGTTCAGTCCGTCGCTTCAGCGTAATATGGAATTGCTGGTTTTCGGCCATGCGGGCGCCTCTGTTTTATTTTTTCCTACCCGCACAGCCCGGTTTTATGATTATGAGGACTGGAAAGTAATTGAAGCCTTACGCAGCAAAATTGAAGCCGGGCACCTGCAGGTCTATTGTGTTGATAGTATCGACCTCGAAAGTTTTTACAACGAGTTCAGTCACCCTTATCACCGTATGGAAAGGCACCTTCATTATGAACAATACATTTTGCAGGAAGTAGTACCATTGATGAAAACACTTAACGCGGCAGGCTCAATTATTTCGGCAGGTTGCAGTATGGGGGCTTATCACGCGGTTAATATTGCGTTTAAACATCCGTCGGTATTTGTTAAGGTGGTAGGCATGAGCGGTCGTTATGATATTACCCAGGCCATGGGCAATTTTCGCGACCTGCTTGATGGGTACCGCGACGAAAATGTATATTTCAATATGCCCAACCAGTTTTTAAATGATCTGCACAGTCCCGAAATTATTGACCAGATCAAGCGCCTTCAAATTATCCTGGCCGTGGGCGAAGAAGATGCATTTTTAGAAGATAACAAATATTTAAGTACGGTGCTGGCCGGCAAAGGCATCCAAAACAGCCTGTATATCTGGCACGAGGAAGCTCACCGCGCCCGTTACTGGCGTAAAATGGTGCAGTTGTATTTTTAA
- a CDS encoding O-acetyl-ADP-ribose deacetylase produces the protein MGTIELVQGDITKIKADAIVNAANTSLMGGGGVDGAIHRAGGPEILEDCRKIVARQGGCKTGQSVITTGGKLPAKYVIHTVGPVYNGGKRGEDELLQSAYLNSLKLAAENDVHTIAFPNISTGIYHFPKDKAAAIAVKTVKDFLAEDDVVEKLIFVCFDDENFGLYQDLLAQK, from the coding sequence ATGGGCACTATTGAACTGGTACAGGGCGATATCACAAAAATTAAAGCCGATGCCATTGTAAACGCGGCAAACACCTCGCTCATGGGCGGCGGCGGTGTTGATGGCGCTATACACCGTGCCGGCGGCCCGGAGATCCTGGAAGATTGCCGTAAGATAGTAGCCCGGCAGGGTGGCTGCAAAACCGGGCAGTCTGTCATAACCACCGGCGGTAAGCTGCCTGCTAAATATGTGATCCATACGGTTGGCCCTGTTTATAACGGCGGTAAACGGGGAGAGGACGAACTGTTGCAATCCGCTTATTTAAATAGTTTGAAGCTTGCTGCCGAAAATGATGTGCATACTATAGCTTTTCCTAATATCAGTACAGGCATCTATCATTTTCCAAAGGATAAAGCCGCGGCAATTGCCGTTAAAACTGTTAAGGATTTTTTGGCAGAGGATGATGTTGTTGAGAAACTAATATTTGTTTGTTTTGATGATGAAAACTTTGGCTTGTACCAGGATTTGCTTGCTCAAAAATAA
- a CDS encoding Crp/Fnr family transcriptional regulator has product MHPALKQHLEGKLILSPEHERLIANCFKARFTKRNEILVEKGSIAKHLYFVVKGCLRVFLTDDEGNESTRFLIFEGRMGTAFPSFILKEPSVASIQSPEPSELLVLSYADRDLLLQEIPGFETMYRVGLEFDYIASIQRIESLITLDSKARYNILMQTQPEIIKRLPNKIVADYLGISQETLSRLKSKK; this is encoded by the coding sequence ATGCATCCTGCTTTAAAACAACATCTTGAAGGTAAATTAATCCTCTCGCCTGAACATGAGCGGCTGATCGCAAATTGTTTTAAAGCCCGCTTCACCAAACGTAACGAGATCCTGGTTGAAAAGGGGAGCATTGCAAAGCATCTATATTTTGTGGTAAAGGGATGCCTCCGCGTATTTTTAACCGATGATGAGGGCAACGAATCAACCCGGTTCCTGATATTTGAAGGGCGCATGGGCACCGCATTCCCGAGTTTTATACTAAAAGAGCCTTCTGTTGCATCTATTCAAAGCCCGGAACCGTCTGAGCTATTGGTATTGAGTTATGCCGACCGCGACCTGCTTCTCCAGGAGATCCCCGGGTTTGAAACCATGTACCGCGTGGGCCTTGAGTTTGATTATATCGCATCCATACAGCGAATAGAAAGCCTCATCACCTTGGATTCAAAAGCCCGCTATAATATCCTGATGCAAACACAACCCGAAATTATCAAAAGGCTGCCCAATAAAATAGTTGCTGATTACCTTGGCATCTCGCAGGAAACCCTGAGCCGGCTGAAATCAAAAAAATGA
- a CDS encoding glycoside hydrolase family 3 N-terminal domain-containing protein, with translation MRIKYYLPRVFVASALSLSFGLAASAQEKNIYHKGWVDFNKNGKMDVFEDPAQNTDKRVADLLSQMTIEEKTCQMATLYGYKRVLKDEMPVPNWKNEVWKDGIANIDEELNNLTSHTDAAPTQYSYPFSKHASAINTIQKWFVEETRLGIPVDFTNEGIHGLNHDRATPLPAPISIGSTFDKALVYQAGKTVGREAKALGYTNVYAPILDPARDQRWGRVVECYGEDPFHIAEMGKQMVLGIQEEGVASTLKHFAVYSVPKGGRDGSARTDPHVAPREMHQLYLYPFRRVIQEAHPMGVMSSYNDWDGVPITGSYYFLTQLLRQQFGFDGYVVSDSEAVEFLYSKHHVAADYKEAVRQAVEAGLNVRTNFTMPQTFIMPLRELIKENRISMKIIDTRVGEVLKVKFRLGLFDSPYVKDPKAADKIVHTDADKAMSLKMNRESMVLLKNDNNLLPLDKKKYPKILVTGPLAQEANYATSRYGPSHNPVVTVLDGIKNYVGNDAKVSYVKGCDIIDATWPESEIIETPLTAQEQAGIDSAVAQAKQSDIVIAVVGEDVDRVGESLSRTGLNLPGRQLKLIQALQATGKPVVMVMINGQPLTINWENKYVPAILEAWFPSVQSGQVIAETLFGDNNPGGRLPMTFPKTTGQLEYNFPFKPSSQAEQGGQNSWGKTSVKGALYPYGYGLSYTTFEYSNLQVSPEKGNSQGLIQVSVDITNTGQRKGDDVVQLYLKDEVSSVTTYDYDLRGFDRITLNPGEKKTVQFTLHPDDLALLDKNMNWTVEPGKFMVMIGSSSVDIKLKKEFEIE, from the coding sequence ATGAGAATTAAGTACTATCTGCCGCGGGTATTCGTAGCATCCGCTTTATCGCTTAGCTTTGGCCTGGCTGCATCGGCACAGGAAAAAAACATCTACCATAAAGGCTGGGTAGATTTTAACAAGAACGGCAAAATGGATGTGTTCGAAGATCCGGCGCAAAACACTGATAAGCGTGTGGCCGATTTGTTAAGCCAGATGACCATTGAAGAGAAAACCTGCCAAATGGCCACCCTCTATGGCTACAAGCGCGTGTTGAAAGATGAAATGCCCGTACCCAACTGGAAAAACGAAGTGTGGAAAGATGGCATAGCCAATATTGATGAAGAACTGAATAACCTTACCTCGCATACGGATGCTGCACCTACCCAGTATTCATATCCCTTCAGCAAACACGCTTCGGCCATCAACACCATACAAAAATGGTTTGTTGAGGAAACACGCCTGGGCATCCCTGTTGATTTTACCAACGAAGGTATCCACGGCCTTAACCATGACCGGGCCACACCATTGCCGGCGCCAATATCTATAGGCAGCACTTTTGATAAGGCACTGGTATACCAGGCAGGTAAAACCGTTGGCCGCGAAGCCAAAGCCCTGGGGTATACCAACGTTTATGCCCCCATACTTGACCCTGCCCGCGATCAGCGCTGGGGCCGTGTGGTTGAATGCTATGGCGAAGACCCTTTTCACATTGCCGAAATGGGCAAGCAGATGGTGCTGGGCATCCAGGAAGAAGGCGTAGCCTCAACACTTAAACACTTCGCAGTATATAGCGTACCTAAGGGAGGCCGTGACGGCAGCGCCCGTACCGATCCGCATGTGGCACCGAGGGAAATGCATCAGTTATATTTATATCCATTCCGCAGGGTGATCCAGGAGGCGCATCCTATGGGGGTAATGAGCAGTTATAATGACTGGGATGGTGTGCCCATAACCGGTAGCTATTACTTTTTAACCCAGCTTTTGCGCCAGCAATTTGGCTTTGACGGTTATGTAGTGAGCGATAGCGAAGCTGTTGAGTTTCTATACTCTAAGCACCACGTAGCCGCCGATTATAAGGAAGCTGTAAGGCAGGCTGTTGAGGCTGGCCTTAATGTGCGCACCAACTTTACTATGCCGCAAACTTTTATCATGCCCCTGCGTGAGCTGATTAAAGAGAACCGCATTTCGATGAAGATCATTGATACCCGCGTTGGTGAAGTGCTGAAAGTGAAATTCAGGCTTGGATTGTTTGACAGCCCGTATGTTAAAGACCCGAAAGCAGCTGATAAAATAGTGCACACCGATGCGGATAAAGCCATGAGCCTGAAAATGAACCGGGAATCGATGGTGTTGCTGAAAAATGACAATAACCTGCTGCCGCTGGATAAAAAGAAATATCCTAAGATCCTGGTAACCGGTCCGCTGGCTCAGGAAGCCAACTACGCTACCAGCAGGTATGGCCCATCGCACAACCCGGTTGTTACTGTATTGGATGGTATTAAAAATTACGTTGGCAATGATGCCAAAGTTAGCTATGTTAAAGGCTGCGATATCATTGATGCTACCTGGCCGGAGAGCGAGATCATTGAAACACCGCTAACCGCGCAGGAACAGGCAGGGATAGATTCGGCGGTGGCACAGGCTAAACAATCGGATATTGTGATTGCTGTGGTAGGTGAGGATGTTGACCGTGTAGGCGAAAGTTTATCGCGTACAGGTTTGAACCTGCCCGGCAGGCAATTGAAGCTGATCCAGGCTTTACAGGCCACCGGTAAGCCTGTGGTGATGGTAATGATCAACGGGCAGCCTCTAACCATTAACTGGGAAAATAAATATGTGCCGGCTATATTGGAGGCCTGGTTTCCCAGTGTTCAAAGCGGGCAGGTTATTGCCGAAACCTTGTTTGGTGACAACAACCCGGGTGGAAGGCTGCCAATGACTTTCCCTAAAACTACGGGACAACTGGAATATAATTTCCCTTTCAAACCCTCATCTCAGGCCGAGCAGGGCGGGCAAAACAGCTGGGGGAAAACCAGTGTAAAAGGGGCTTTATACCCTTATGGTTACGGCTTAAGCTATACAACGTTTGAGTACAGCAATTTGCAGGTATCGCCCGAAAAAGGAAATTCACAGGGACTAATCCAGGTAAGTGTTGATATAACTAATACAGGCCAGCGCAAAGGCGACGATGTGGTGCAGCTTTACCTTAAGGATGAGGTGAGCAGCGTTACCACCTATGATTATGATTTGCGTGGCTTTGATCGCATTACCCTTAACCCCGGCGAAAAGAAAACCGTACAGTTTACACTGCACCCCGATGACCTGGCATTGCTGGATAAAAACATGAACTGGACAGTTGAACCCGGTAAATTTATGGTGATGATTGGTAGTTCATCGGTTGATATTAAACTAAAAAAAGAATTTGAGATAGAATAA
- a CDS encoding DUF695 domain-containing protein: MLLDDTWVAIEAFNDQENTPLLVRYRPNLINFVEAGAYLWRMDVIWTYEPVYETLLPLPEIQDYMSAVEDALVEIFEDDHQTILAFVFTGEGERWWAWYTTDIDIAGERLNHALAEFDELPIEITVSDDPEWEEYFGVMEDFGEEEE, from the coding sequence ATGCTGTTAGATGACACCTGGGTAGCCATTGAGGCATTTAATGACCAGGAAAATACACCTTTATTGGTAAGGTACAGGCCCAACCTTATCAATTTTGTTGAAGCAGGTGCATACCTGTGGCGGATGGACGTGATCTGGACTTACGAGCCGGTTTACGAAACATTATTGCCACTGCCCGAAATTCAGGATTATATGAGTGCGGTAGAAGATGCTTTGGTTGAGATCTTTGAAGACGATCATCAAACCATCCTTGCTTTTGTTTTTACCGGCGAAGGCGAAAGATGGTGGGCCTGGTACACAACAGATATAGACATAGCAGGCGAAAGGCTGAACCATGCCTTAGCCGAATTTGATGAGCTCCCCATCGAAATTACAGTTAGCGACGACCCTGAATGGGAAGAATATTTTGGCGTAATGGAGGATTTTGGAGAGGAGGAAGAATAG
- a CDS encoding AraC family transcriptional regulator, with product MKLSVTEQSTGGDLLLLINEKHFDRMFFTRDRQHKYLTIAWNRSEKQTVTIDEVDYDFLPDTILPLMVNQSFRFERPENIVAWQFNRDFYCIVDHDEEVSCVGFLFYGSAGQVFVNLDEAMQFKMQRLLDIFIEEFETADNIQIDMLRMLLKRLIIIVTRLAKANRLPGSAVADEKFGTIRKFNLLVENNYREHHTVAYYAQQLNKSPKTLSNLFALYNHKPPLQVIQERLIIEAKRLLYYTDKSAKEITYELGFDDAAYFSNFFKKHTSFSPTDFRNNKALVAEGK from the coding sequence ATGAAACTATCGGTTACAGAACAATCTACAGGCGGCGATCTGCTGCTGCTTATCAATGAAAAACATTTCGACAGGATGTTTTTTACACGCGACCGTCAGCATAAATATCTCACCATAGCCTGGAACCGGAGCGAAAAGCAAACCGTTACCATAGATGAGGTGGATTATGATTTTTTGCCTGATACCATCCTGCCGTTAATGGTTAATCAGTCCTTTCGTTTTGAGCGACCGGAAAATATAGTGGCATGGCAGTTTAACCGTGATTTTTATTGTATTGTTGACCATGATGAAGAGGTAAGCTGCGTGGGCTTCCTGTTTTATGGCAGCGCCGGGCAGGTATTTGTTAATCTTGATGAAGCTATGCAGTTTAAAATGCAGCGGCTTCTTGATATTTTCATTGAAGAATTTGAAACTGCCGATAATATCCAGATAGATATGCTCCGGATGCTGCTGAAGCGGCTTATTATTATTGTAACCCGCCTGGCTAAGGCTAACCGCCTGCCCGGTTCGGCAGTTGCTGATGAAAAATTTGGTACAATCCGCAAGTTTAACTTACTGGTAGAGAATAACTACCGGGAGCACCATACCGTAGCCTATTATGCACAGCAATTAAATAAATCACCAAAAACATTGTCCAACCTTTTTGCATTGTATAACCACAAACCGCCTTTACAGGTGATACAGGAACGGCTCATTATTGAAGCCAAACGGTTATTGTATTATACTGATAAATCGGCCAAGGAAATAACTTATGAGCTTGGTTTTGACGATGCGGCCTATTTCAGTAATTTCTTCAAAAAACACACCTCTTTTTCACCCACCGATTTCAGAAATAACAAAGCTTTGGTTGCCGAAGGGAAATAA
- a CDS encoding carboxymuconolactone decarboxylase family protein, with the protein MKTFAVPTREQVSTENQTLFDTLTKVVGRVPNLYAVFATSDHALANYLTLSNGKTSLRAKEKEAVNLIVSEVNDCIYCLSAHTAIAKLNGYTDEQIVEIRGGSASFDAKIDALVKVAKSITENKGHADHQLVENFYAAGYTQANLIDVAVAVGDKTITNYVYALTQVPVDWPAIPELVK; encoded by the coding sequence ATGAAAACCTTCGCAGTTCCAACCAGAGAACAAGTATCAACCGAAAACCAAACCCTTTTTGATACCCTTACTAAAGTAGTAGGCCGTGTGCCAAACCTGTATGCTGTTTTTGCAACTTCAGATCATGCATTAGCTAATTATTTGACACTTTCTAACGGTAAAACCTCATTGCGTGCCAAAGAAAAAGAAGCCGTTAACCTTATAGTGAGCGAGGTAAACGACTGTATATACTGTTTAAGCGCCCATACTGCCATTGCAAAACTTAATGGCTATACTGATGAGCAAATAGTGGAGATCCGCGGTGGTTCAGCTTCATTTGATGCAAAAATTGACGCCCTTGTTAAGGTGGCTAAATCCATCACCGAAAATAAAGGCCATGCCGATCATCAGTTGGTAGAAAACTTTTACGCTGCCGGTTATACCCAGGCCAACCTGATTGATGTAGCTGTAGCTGTTGGCGATAAAACTATTACCAACTATGTATACGCCTTAACCCAGGTACCTGTCGACTGGCCTGCTATTCCTGAATTGGTTAAATAA
- a CDS encoding pyridoxamine 5'-phosphate oxidase family protein, whose product MNFARFAFTDGVKKLQEKYGSREAYARMENPLADKDGITESEQMFIESRDSFYMASIGENGYPYIQHRGGPAGFIKVIDSHTIGLVDFRGNKQYISVGNVLAHPQVSLFLMDYPRKTRLKIYADARIVELTDNPGLFELIDPAEYKHSPERMMIFDIKAFDWNCPQHITPRYTVDEIKEAFTPQNEYVLKLEYEIAQLKKQLEEK is encoded by the coding sequence ATGAATTTTGCACGCTTTGCTTTTACCGACGGTGTTAAAAAACTACAGGAAAAATATGGCAGCCGGGAAGCCTACGCCCGTATGGAGAACCCCTTGGCCGATAAGGACGGCATTACCGAATCTGAACAAATGTTTATTGAAAGCCGCGACAGTTTTTATATGGCCAGCATAGGCGAGAATGGCTATCCGTATATTCAGCACAGGGGAGGGCCTGCAGGTTTTATCAAAGTGATAGATAGCCATACCATCGGACTGGTTGATTTCAGGGGAAATAAACAATACATTTCGGTAGGCAATGTGTTGGCTCATCCGCAGGTATCTTTGTTTTTAATGGATTATCCCCGAAAAACAAGGCTCAAGATTTATGCCGATGCACGCATTGTTGAACTTACTGATAACCCCGGATTGTTTGAACTGATCGATCCTGCCGAATACAAGCACAGTCCTGAACGGATGATGATATTCGATATAAAAGCCTTCGACTGGAATTGTCCGCAGCACATCACTCCCCGGTATACCGTTGATGAAATCAAAGAAGCCTTCACCCCCCAAAACGAATATGTGCTTAAATTAGAATATGAAATAGCGCAGCTTAAGAAGCAATTGGAAGAGAAATAG